A single genomic interval of Hippoglossus stenolepis isolate QCI-W04-F060 chromosome 24, HSTE1.2, whole genome shotgun sequence harbors:
- the LOC118103153 gene encoding SLIT and NTRK-like protein 1, with translation MLLWIVLLNAALCVASGNVTKDVCKEQICSCNDVEGDLHIDCEKRSFTTLQHLTGPSSQFYHLLLHGNSLSRLFPNEFANFYNAVSLHLENNGLHDIVPGAFLGLQLVKRLHINNNKIRSFRKSTFLGLDDLEYLQADFNLLRDIDPAVFRDLNKLEVLILNDNLISALPINVFQHVPITHLDLRGNRIKTVPYEGILEQIPGIAEVLLEDNPWDCNCDLASLKEWLENIPHNALIGRVICEAPTRLQGSDLNETSEEDLCPSQSGGVDTSLVAPPTQEETSVTVARGPRPTPYKPSGNASGPPTPGGHGAKSRSKSRENWQLKTKPTPVGTGVSGEREQLHNITCPQPCNCKLVGSRQGLGVNCEGKKIESLANLKPRPLVAHELNMRDNNIHGVKKNQLLAYSSLNQLDLGGNNIKMIDNGTFQNQSELRWLYMDKNYLDTLLAEMFVGLVNLEYLSLEYNDIQLIVAGAFGPMPNLRVLLLNNNLLKALPVDAFLGISLSKISLHNNYFPHLPVAGVLDQLNSIIQIDLHGNPWDCSCNIVPFKQWTEKLGAEVIVGDLKCESPEEFWKRDFRFVRNDLMCPRLYDRIAPTTLSKNSTFTLDSGTRSNSYLEPNRVSISVLVPGLLLVFVTSAFTVVGMLVFILRNRKRSKRREGNSSASEINSLQTVCDSSYWHSGPYHADGGAHRGFDCSTHLSTTNDA, from the coding sequence ATGCTGCTCTGGATCGTCCTGCTGAATGCGGCTCTTTGTGTTGCCAGTGGGAATGTTACAAAGGACGTTTGTAAGGAGCAGATATGCTCCTGCAACGACGTCGAGGGGGATCTGCACATAGACTGCGAAAAGAGGAGCTTCACCACGCTGCAGCATTTGACCGGCCCCAGCTCGCAGTTCTACCACTTGCTGTTGCACGGGAATTCACTGTCCAGGCTGTTCCCCAACGAGTTCGCCAACTTTTACAACGCGGTGAGCTTGCATTTGGAAAACAACGGCTTGCACGACATCGTGCCCGGCGCGTTCCTGGGGCTGCAGCTGGTGAAGAGGCtgcacatcaacaacaacaagataCGATCGTTCAGGAAGAGCACGTTTCTGGGGTTAGACGACTTGGAATACCTGCAAGCTGATTTCAATCTACTGAGGGACATCGACCCCGCCGTTTTCAGGGACCTAAATAAACTTGAAGTGTTAATCCTTAACGACAACCTCATCAGCGCGCTACCTATAAACGTGTTCCAACATGTGCCCATTACGCATCTCGACCTGCGGGGGAACCGAATCAAAACGGTGCCTTATGAGGGGATCCTCGAGCAGATACCGGGCATTGCGGAGGTTTTGCTGGAGGACAACCCATGGGACTGTAACTGCGACCTGGCTTCTCTGAAGGAATGGCTGGAGAACATACCGCATAACGCGCTTATTGGAAGGGTGATATGCGAGGCACCCACCAGGCTGCAGGGGAGCGACCTGAACGAGACGTCAGAGGAGGATCTGTGTCCTTCACAGAGCGGCGGCGTGGACACCAGCCTGGTCGCCCCTCCCACCCAGGAGGAGACCTCAGTCACAGTGGCCCGTGGCCCCCGTCCCACGCCTTACAAGCCCAGCGGAAACGCCAGCGGCCCGCCGACACCTGGCGGCCACGGAGCCAAGAGCCGCTCCAAATCTCGTGAGAACTGGCAGCTGAAAACTAAGCCCACTCCAGTGGGGACAGGTGTAAGCGGCGAAAGAGAGCAGCTGCACAACATCACGTGCCCCCAGCCGTGCAACTGCAAGCTGGTGGGCTCCAGACAGGGGCTGGGGGTCAACTGTGAGGGCAAAAAGATCGAGAGCTTAGCCAACCTCAAGCCCAGGCCCTTGGTAGCGCACGAGTTGAACATGAGAGATAACAACATCCATGGAGTGAAAAAGAACCAGCTGTTGGCCTACTCCAGCCTCAACCAGCTGGATCTGGGTGGCAACAACATCAAGATGATTGACAACGGCACTTTCCAGAACCAGAGCGAGCTCAGGTGGCTTTATATGGATAAGAACTATCTGGATACGCTGCTAGCAGAGATGTTTGTGGGCCTTGTGAATCTGGAATATCTCAGTTTGGAATACAACGACATCCAGCTGATAGTGGCAGGCGCGTTCGGCCCCATGCCCAATCTGAGGGTTCTGCTCCTCAACAACAACTTGCTCAAGGCTTTACCTGTGGATGCTTTTCTTGGGATTTCTTTATCCAAAATTAGCCTGCATAATAATTATTTCCCCCACCTCCCCGTGGCTGGCGTCTTAGACCAGCTCAATTCAATCATACAGATCGATTTGCACGGGAACCCCTGGGATTGCTCGTGCAACATCGTGCCCTTCAAGCAGTGGACGGAGAAACTCGGGGCCGAGGTGATAGTGGGCGACCTCAAGTGTGAGTCCCCGGAAGAGTTCTGGAAACGAGATTTCCGCTTCGTCCGGAACGACCTCATGTGCCCGAGACTCTACGACCGCATCGCCCCGACCACGCTGTCCAAAAACAGCACTTTCACCCTGGACTCGGGGACGCGCTCAAACTCTTACTTGGAGCCCAACAGGGTCTCCATCTCGGTGCTCGTCCCCGGGTTGCTGTTGGTGTTCGTCACGTCCGCGTTCACCGTTGTGGGGATGCTTGTCTTTATTTTGCGGAACCGAAAGAGGTCAAAGCGGAGGGAGGGGAACTCGTCCGCCTCGGAGATCAATTCCTTGCAGACAGTGTGCGACTCGTCTTATTGGCACAGTGGGCCTTATCACGCAGACGGGGGCGCACACCGGGGCTTCGACTGCAGCACGCACCTCTCCACAACAAATGACGCGTAA